Proteins encoded together in one Penicillium digitatum chromosome 1, complete sequence window:
- a CDS encoding Ribosomal protein S36, mitochondrial → MRVTSILSGTARTPLIRFVGKRSVPQSIDHSPRVHPASPTGTLPDSFATYRAKAQQHGPLGRSSFNSTIGGNSGASLGSVQPKNGEFFDRAELPSRFGRLPWTQAEIDAIETGGASLFA, encoded by the exons ATGCGTGTCACTTCCATCCTCAGCGGCACTGCCCGCACTCCCCTCATTCGCTTCGTTGGCAAGCGCTCCGTCCCTC AGTCCATCGACCACTCTCCTCGTGTCCACCCCGCCTCTCCCACAGGCACTCTCCCCGACTCCTTCGCTACTTACCGTGCCAAGGCTCAGCAGCACGGCCCGCTCGGTCGCTCCTCCTTCAACAGCACCATCGGCGGTAACTCCGGCGCCTCGCTGGGCTCCGTCCAGCCTAAGAATGGCGAGTTCTTTGACCGTGCTGAGCTCCCCTCGCGGTTCGGTCGTCTGCCCTGGACCCAGGCTGAGATTGATGCCATTGAGACTGGCGGCGCAAGCCTGTTCGCATAA
- a CDS encoding Regulator of G protein signaling superfamily, translating to MLKKRTLAPSLFFRNHTPTTTPELSPTSSDSDSEEDMESSGSRPVSLAISSGAFSVRPTLNEVLANIAPPPYTLSAFMAYLSQNHCLETLEFTLEANRYRDSYHALAERLGSDAMDSECPETQHLRMLWTRLLTAYIFPGSPREINLSSEVRDALLQYTNVPAPPVPEILDSAVNRIHDLMEESIFLPFVNSHTTSPSMGPSEPFMGPDDFMSLSSTSLDEHPMRMVRSRVSKRISPQSSTKDLTAMGHHRSTMSLGAVHAIGKHSPGAHVNTCTSGESAYLSLTDDSASPQSSPTAEEPMTPPTTPPASEPHLPIQSPRLRTENPWKKMGMKLGFKKRSTGGSSGSSREFKILGLDD from the coding sequence ATGCTTAAAAAGAGGACGTTGGCTCCGtccctcttcttccggaATCACACTCCTACCACAACCCCCGAATTGTCCCCAACCTCCTCAGACAGCGACTCCGAAGAGGATATGGAATCCTCTGGCTCCCGGCCGGTCAGCCTGGCCATCTCGTCGGGGGCCTTCTCCGTGCGCCCGACGCTCAATGAGGTGCTAGCCAACATTGCTCCTCCTCCATACACCTTGAGCGCCTTCATGGCCTACCTCTCCCAGAACCATTGTCTCGAGACCTTAGAATTCACCCTGGAGGCCAATCGATATAGGGATTCCTATCACGCTCTAGCCGAACGACTGGGCTCCGACGCTATGGATTCGGAATGCCCCGAAACTCAGCATTTGCGAATGCTCTGGACACGTCTCTTGACCGCATACATCTTCCCGGGGTCACCGCGCGAGATCAACCTGTCGAGCGAAGTCCGAGATGCGCTTCTGCAGTACACGAATGTGCCCGCGCCGCCCGTGCCTGAAATCTTAGATTCCGCCGTGAACCGCATTCACGACTTGATGGAAGAATCAATCTTCCTCCCCTTCGTCAATAGCCATACTACCTCCCCTTCCATGGGACCCTCAGAACCCTTCATGGGACCCGACGACTTCATGAGTCTATCGTCGACGAGCTTGGACGAGCACCCCATGAGAATGGTCCGGTCGCGTGTGTCGAAGCGCATCTCCCCGCAGTCGTCTACCAAGGATCTTACCGCAATGGGTCACCACCGCTCAACCATGTCCCTCGGCGCCGTGCATGCCATTGGCAAACACTCTCCCGGCGCCCATGTCAACACTTGCACCAGCGGCGAGTCGGCTTACCTGTCTCTGACTGATGACTCTGCCTCTCCGCAGTCCAGCCCCACCGCTGAGGAGCCCATGACGCCGCCTACCACCCCACCTGCCAGCGAGCCGCATCTTCCCATCCAAAGCCCCAGACTTCGCACCGAGAACCCTTGGAAGAAGATGGGGATGAAGCTTGGATTCAAGAAGCGTTCCACTGGAGGCAGCAGTGGTAGCTCTCGTGAATTTAAGATTCTTGGTCTTGACGACTAA
- a CDS encoding Polynucleotide kinase 3 phosphatase → MAEGAAKRSASPTQAISPPPLRRKVETTVTKKSVANFFTPASQKKPGPITWRVIGTSVIIGKQITGKAVPPTEKQRRIAGFDLDSTLIKTKSGNVFPKSATDWQWWNAKVPGRLKELNAEGFQVVIFSNQKKISVQKDIKGGRSDSKSLSNFKEKMTAVMTELDFPVSVYAATADPEYRKPRTGMWREFLDDYDLDVAGVNLPASVFVGDAAGRPGDHSAVDRGLATNIGMPFKTPEEFFLGQITEPGTMGFDPMSFVKTDLEEPAKPFARKHPLELVIFCGSPGAGKSTFYWNHLEPLGYERVNQDLLKTRPKCLKVAREHLEAKKSVAVDNTNADPETRAYWTSLAKEFNIPIRCVQFISTPDLCRHNNAVRASNKELNPESRTSLPGIAFGDFGRRFRAPTLEEGFDDIIPVEFQFHGSEEAKGLWGQYWV, encoded by the exons ATGGCCGAGGGGGCAGCCAAGAGAAGTGCCTCCCCCACGCAAGCCATCTCTCCGCCACCATTGCGCCGGAAAGTTGAGACAACGGTAACCA AGAAATCCGTGGCAAATTTCTTCACTCCGGCCTCGCAAAAGAAGCCCGGGCCGATCACATGGCGCGTCATCGGCACAAGTGTTATCATCGGAAAGCAGATAACGGGCAAGGCAGTCCCTCCCACCGAGAAACAGCGCCGAATCGCTGGCTTTGATCTG GATTCAACCTTGATCAAAACCAAATCGGGTAATGTCTTTCCCAAGTCTGCCACTGATTGGCAATGGTGGAACGCCAAAGTCCCGGGGCGACTAAAGGAGCTCAATGCGGAAGG CTTCCAAGTTGTGATTTTCTCCAACCAAAAGAAGATCAGTGTCCAGAAAGATATCAAGGGTGGACGGAGTGACTCAAAAAGTCTGTCGAACTTCAAGGAAAAGATGACCGCTGTCATGACGGAACTGGATTTCCCTGTCAGTGTCTACGCAGCCACCGCAGACCCTGAATATAGAAAACCCCGTACCGGGATGTGGCGCGAGTTCCTGGATGACTATGATCTTGATGTTGCGGGTGTCAACCTGCCCGCATCGGTTTTTGTCGGTGATGCGGCTGGAAGGCCAGGAGATCATTCAGCTGTGGATCG GGGACTTGCTACCAATATCGGTATGCCATTCAAGACCCCGGAAGAGTTTTTCCTTGGGCAGATCACGGAGCCGGGGACGATGGGCTTTGACCCTATGTCCTTCGTAAAGACGGATCTTGAAGAGCCCG CCAAACCTTTTGCTCGCAAGCATCCACTTGAACTTGTCATATTCTGTGGCAGCCCAGGTGCCGGAAAGTCCACTTTCTACTGGAATCACCTGGAGCCTCTAGGCTATGAACGAGTCAATCAAGATCTTCTCAAGACG CGTCCGAAATGTCTCAAGGTCGCCCGCGAGCACCTAGAAGCCAAGAAGTCCGTGGCAGTCG ATAATACCAATGCCGACCCAGAAACACGAGCTTACTGGACGTCTCTCGCAAAAGAGTTCAACATTCCTATCCGTTGCGTACAATTTATCTCAACCCCCGACCTATGCCGACACAACAACGCCGTCCGAGCATCCAACAAAGAACTG AACCCCGAATCCCGAACCTCCCTTCCCGGAATTGCATTCGGCGACTTCGGCCGCCGCTTCCGCGCACCAACGCTGGAGGAAGGCTTTGATGATATTATCCCTGTCGAGTTTCAGTTCCACGGCAGCGAAGAGGCGAAGGGGCTTTGGGGCCAGTACTGGGTTTAA
- a CDS encoding Casein kinase I-like protein: MASSSSNVVGVHYRVGKKIGEGSFGVIFEGTNLLNNQQVAIKFEPRKSDAPQLRDEYRTYKILVGCPGIPNVYYFGQEGLHNILVIDLLGPSLEDLFDHCNRRFSTKTVVMVAKQMLSRVQTIHEKNLIYRDIKPDNFLIGRPSTKAANVIHVVDFGMAKQYRDPKTKQHIPYRERKSLSGTARYMSINTHLGREQSRRDDLEALGHVFMYFLRGGLPWQGLKAATNKQKYEKIGEKKQTTAIKDLCDSYPEEFNKYLSYVRNLGFEDTPDYDYLRDILTQALKNAGEVEDGEYDWMKLNNGRGWDYKSYSSQAHLHNQHQGSSGRDLHARELRNNQRPSVTADRLNAAQPPPPSPAKVAAGKTRDRPSTGGMPPNRQSAGAEVSTPAASTQAQFQNSNANLPSRNGSPGDPEPSNQQPLDTPGTPDTPPTFTQKLMKALCCG; this comes from the exons ATGGCTTCCTCGTCGTCAAACGTAGTGGGTGTTCACTACCGTGTGGGCAAGAAGATCGGTGAAGGTTCCTTTGGTGTCATCTTTGAGGGTACCAACCTCCTGAACAACCAGCAGGTCGCCATTAAATTC GAACCCCGAAAAAGCGATGCACCTCAACTCCGCGATGAGTACCGGACATACAAGATTCTGGTTGGATGCC CTGGCATTCCCAACGTCTACTATTTCGGACAGGAGGGTCTGCATAACATCCTCGTGATCGATCTTCTGGGTCCTTCTTTAGAGGATCTTTTTGATCACTGCAACCGCCGCTTCTCCACGAAGACTGTTGTGATGGTGGCCAAGCAGATG CTTTCACGCGTGCAAACAATCCATGAGAAGAATCTCATCTACAGAGATATCAAGCCAGACAATTTCCTAATTGGCCGGCCATCAACCAAGGCTGCCAACGTTATTCACGTGGTTGATTTCGGTATGGCCAAGCAATATCGCGATCCCAAGACCAAGCAACACATCCCTTACCGCGAGCGCAAATCCTTGTCTGGCACTGCTCGGTACATGAGTATCAACACACATCTGGGTCGTGAGCAATCTCGACGTGATGACCTGGAAGCTCTCGGTCATGTCTTCATGTACTTCTTGAGAGGTGGCCTTCCCTGGCAGGGCCTGAAGGCTGCTACCAACAAGCAAAAGTACGAAAAGATTGGTGAGAAGAAGCAAACGACGGCAATCAAGGACCTCTGTGATAGTTATCCAG AAGAATTCAACAAGTACCTAAGCTACGTGCGCAACCTTGGTTTTGAGGACACGCCTGACTATGATTATCTCCGTGATATCTTAACCCAAGCTCTCAAGAACGCCGGTGAGGTCGAGGATGGCGAGTATGACTGGATGAAGCTTAACAACGGACGGGGCTGGGACTACAAGTCCTACTCATCTCAGGCACATCTCCACAACCAGCACCAGGGCTCGTCCGGTCGCGACCTGCATGCAAGAGAGCTCCGCAACAATCAGCGTCCCAGTGTGACAGCCGACCGTTTAAACGCCGCGCAGCCCccgcctccttctccagcCAAAGTTGCAGCTGGAAAGACGCGTGACCGCCCCAGCACCGGCGGCATGCCTCCCAACCGCCAGAGCGCAGGGGCGGAAGTATCAACTCCAGCCGCGTCAACCCAGGCACAGTTCCAAAACTCCAATGCCAACCTTCCCAGTCGCAACGGAAGTCCAGGTGACCCGGAGCCCAGTAACCAACAACCCCTTGACACCCCTGGTACTCCTGATACGCCACCTACTTTCACACAGAAATTGATGAAGGCTCTGTGCTGCG GTTGA
- a CDS encoding RUS1 family protein-like protein has translation MISHLSETNSLTVRETDEAGNPTATYVYSGDVASSITSSKTPAGRVDVISSSSSTSSWSAKLLVSSLSDVFLPSGYPQSVSDDYLPYQIFDSLQAFCSSIAGLLSSRAVLQGVGVGNASASPTSALLLQILQDISGRIATICFAHRVGTALEPECKTYRLAADVFNDIAMILDCLSPGVPAGPARVIVLSTAGVLRALCGVAGGSSKASLSAHFAKWGNLAELNAKDSSQETVISLFGMLVGSVVISHITSFSTTWLVLLFLLALHLSMNYAAVRAVRMTSLNRQRANIVFSALLASDKSLALALELDLDSTTPAPPKKNWTILTPAQVAEHERIFHRDGALQWTQHSGTHTVTHHLGSAQIGVSVSTFLGGSGSGSTLSALLGGSVSGSTSFRRTLPLQRLATVFADEFYILFLVPSAAGEGVKWHGSILLKRGCAVEHQLKAWAHALLAARVLARITMGSSVDAVLTVVEGTLALLNTENRFEKYLTGLSDVGWDVDIAALETRGGRRIDL, from the exons ATGATCTCCCATCTGAGCGAGACGAATAGCCTGACAGTTCGGGAGACAGACGAGGCTGGAAACCCTACTGCAACCTACGTCTACTCGGGAGATGTCGCTTCCTCGATCACTTCCTCGAAGACACCGGCTGGCCGAGTAGATGTAATA AGCTCCTCCTCATCTACCTCATCATGGTCAGCCAAGCTCCTAGTCAGCTCTCTGAGTGACgtttttcttccttctgGATATCCCCAAAGCGTCAGCGATGACTATCTCCC ATATCAAATCTTT GATTCCCTCCAAGCCTTCTGCAGCTCAATCGCAGGCCTCCTCTCCTCCCGAGCTGTCCTCCAAG GAGTCGGCGTCGGCAACGCCAGCGCGAGTCCAACATCCGCATTGCTTCTACAAATCCTGCAAGATATATCGGGCCGCATCGCAACAATCTGTTTTGCCCACCGCGTCGGCACAGCCCTGGAGCCAGAATGTAAAACCTACCGACTAGCAGCAGACGTCTTCAACGACATCGCCATGATCCTCGACTGTCTCTCGCCGGGTGTTCCCGCCGGACCGGCGCGGGTGATTGTCCTCAGTACAGCCGGTGTCCTCAGAGCCCTCTGCGGCGTAGCCGGGGGCAGCTCGAAGGCGAGCTTGAGTGCTCATTTTGCCAAATGGGGGAATCTGGCGGAGCTTAATGCC AAGGACTCGTCTCAGGAGACGGTCATTTCTCTTTTCGGCATGCTG GTCGGATCTGTAGTCATCTCCCACATAACCAGCTTCAGCACAACCTGGCTTGTCCTCCTATTCCTCCTAGCCCTGCATCTAAGCATGAACTACGCCGCCGTGCGCGCCGTCCGAATGACAAGCCTAAACCGCCAGCGCGCGAACATCGTCTTCTCAGCCCTCCTAGCCTCCGATAAGAGTCTAGCACTAGCACTAGAACTCGATCTCGATTCTACTACACCCGCCCCACCCAAAAAGAACTGGACAATCCTCACACCAGCACAGGTAGCCGAACACGAGCGTATCTTCCACCGGGACGGAGCGTTGCAGTGGACGCAACACTCGGGCACGCATACAGTAACCCACCATCTAGGATCCGCGCAGATAGGCGTATCCGTGTCTACTTTCCTGGGCGGTTCTGGCTCCGGTAGTACATTGTCTGCTCTCTTGGGTGGATCTGTGTCCGGTAGTACATCGTTCCGACGCACCCTCCCGCTACAGCGGCTTGCGACTGTTTTCGCGGATGAGTTTTATATCCTGTTTCTTGTGCCGTCGGCTGCGGGAGAAGGTGTGAAGTGGCATGGTTCGATTCTTCTGAAGCGGGGTTGTGCGGTTGAGCATCAGTTAAAGGCATGGGCTCATGCTTTGCTGGCTGCAAGGGTCTTGGCCCGGATCACAATGGGTTCCTCTGTTGATGCGGTTCTCACTGTTGTTGAGGGGACGCTTGCTTTGCTGAATACCGAGAACCGATTTGAGAAGTATCTGACGGGGTTGAGTGATGTCGGGTGGGATGTTGATATTGCTGCCTTGGAGACGAGAGGTGGGCGGAGGATTGATCTGTGA
- a CDS encoding Mediator complex, subunit Med18, protein MHEQSLFASVPVHQHHELLQQLAGLTAMQPRHCLERRLIFKAYRKPGVAGRTGASQDLQQGDLQRLNKMLNGNLYYTQVVGPVSESDFGSTAPVDRDTQMAGTDDPKPNGSSSSPPSYDYERQPWKLEFRDIPEAGTRSAVTSRLMSSATLPRGDVVQAMNAWGYHFTTEYVVEGDMFIYNDIAIFLHRVLHYPGGNELSLPRRQLPALKDMTLFEKSGSYVLQAIIIVQDGSNQETMKTAAQHLFGLREQLKSAVVLEQADRLSLDTRANNINFTEPFHSPLT, encoded by the exons ATGCACGAGCAGTCGCTTTTCGCCTCGGTTCCAGTCCACCAACATCATGAGCTTCTTCAGCAGCTTGCCGGGTTAACTGCCATGCAGCCCCGCCATTGCCTAGAGCGGCGGCTGATCTTCAAGGCCTACCGAAAACCCGGCGTGGCGGGGCGCACTGGAGCCAGTCAGGACCTTCAACAGGGGGACTTGCAGCGGCTGAACAAGATGCTCAATGGGAACTTGTACTACACTCAAGTGGTTGGTCCGGTTTCCGAATCGGATTTCGGATCCACCGCCCCCGTCGACCGAGACACCCAGATGGCCGGCACGGACGACCCCAAGCCTAATGGATCTTCCTCATCTCCACCATCCTATGACTATGAACGTCAGCCATGGAAGTTGGAGTTTCGTGATATCCCTGAAGCTGGCACCCGCTCGGCGGTTACGTCACGCCTGATGTCGAGTGCGACACTGCCGCGGGGAGACGTCGTGCAAGCTATGAATGCGTGGGGCTATCA TTTCACAACGGAGTATGTGGTCGAGGGTGATATGTTCATCTACAATGACATTGCTATCTTCTTGCATCGCGTTCTGCACTACCCGGGCGGAAATGAGCTGAGCCTGCCCCGGCGGCAGCTACCTGCTTTGAAGGATATGACTCTGTTTGAGAAGAGCGGAAGCTATGTGCTACAGGCTATCATCATTGTTCAGGACGGTAGCAACCAGGAAACGATGAAGACTGCCGCGCAGCATCTCTTTGGCCTGCGCGAGCAGTTGAAGTCGGCGGTTGTCCTGGAGCAGGCAGATCGACTGTCTCTGGATACACGGGCGAA CAATATCAATTTCACTGAACCTTTTCATTCTCCTCTCACG TAA
- a CDS encoding mitochondrial 54S ribosomal protein uL24m, with translation MQRVIQRTASARKQALRKTNKAHERQELLERVGIQRARKDFGGALSGQFQAARKNRWEDWEKGPLAPMRDSGLQRTTYGGQEASVLHPPRLPKHEQRRHVLFAEGDRVCVMRGRDQGKINVIQQVNRDSETVLIKGINMADVIIPAWAKDRMGHTGDTQPQSFPVSFDDIRHVIPLEDTKTGKMQNVIVQHAYAAGPYTERSEHSKLPRFTRYVSGLDIEIPWPLEEEPVITDGEMDTTRMAVEASTFTPTLEQPPMPSTVIDELRNKYSRFRTRHDPEYLKEKMKEDYRREYRKTVSMMTPKTDAKNLKIAQLAEARKANLDANGNGILTPDAINFINNHIQAGRLQKSKTKKSKSKQAA, from the exons ATGCAGAGAGTTATCCAACGGACCGCTTCGGCGCGGAAGCAGGCCCTCAGAAAAACCAACAAAGCTCATGAACGACAAGAATTGTTGGAACGTGTTGGGATTCAGCGGGCACGGAAGGACTTCGGCGGCGCGCTGTCTGGTCAATTCCAAGCAGCACGAAAGAACCGCTGGGAAGATTGGGAAAAGGGGCCTCTGGCTCCTATGCGAGACTCTGGTTTACAGCGCACTACATATGGTGGTCAGGAGGCTTCCGTCTTGCACCCGCCGCGCCTCCCTAAGCACGAACAACGGAGGCATGTCCTCTTCGCCGAAGGTGACCGGGTCTGCGTTATGCGGGGACGGGATCAGGGAAAGATCAATGTGATTCAGCAGGTCAACCGGGACAGTGAAACTGTCCTGATCAAGGGCATCAACATG GCCGACGTGATCATTCCTGCATGGGCCAAAGACAGAATGGGACACACAGGTGATACCCAACCACAATCCTTCCCCGTGTCCTTCGACGACATTCGACACGTCATTCCGCTGGAAGACACAAAGACTGGAAAGATGCAGAACGTCATTGTCCAGCACGCCTATGCTGCTGGGCCGTACACCGAGCGAAGTGAGCACAGCAAGCTCCCAAGATTCACTCGCTACGTCTCCGGCTTGGACATCGAAATCCCTTGGCCATTGGAGGAAGAGCCTGTCATCACCGACGGCGAAATGGACACAACACGAATGGCGGTTGAGGCCAGCACATTCACACCTACACTAGAGCAGCCACCTATGCCCTCAACCGTCATTGATGAGCTGCGCAACAAATACTCCAGATTCCGCACTCGGCACGATCCGGAATACCTgaaagagaagatgaaggagGACTATCGCAGGGAATACAGGAAAACTGTCTCCATGATGACACCGAAGACAGATGCGAAAAACTTGAAGATCGCTCAACTTGCGGAAGCGAGGAAGGCGAACTTGGATGCCAACGGGAATGGGATATTGACACCGGATGCCATCAACTTCATTAACAACCATATCCAAGCTGGGCGACTTCAGAAgtcaaagacaaagaagtCGAAGTCCAAGCAGGCTGCTTGA
- a CDS encoding Negative regulator of DNA transposition, putative, with the protein MAFASINSMGAPIVAIEEAFATEPLLKKRVYDAIGTTPQHQPLLEDLAKFTSSLLARTVNTTLPSRPPVADGPAAKKRKLQNGDSGETAQASVNLKDGNAPVQFYVQDVSFSTPQRKKLTLEITAGHKYLRARNQATKEIEFGVSMDKIRHALCLPVPEKTQKQFNFCIIPEYADGITPPPEGTAASEAMVFTIADGPAKAAFSGNGEQHGHGPGESAEAFIRKILNENMTHTNVVRPDDHQFVSAMPEAHRKGEKAYHVKAFRGSKEGYLFLLSTGILFAFKKPLLFFSFATVDSVSYTSVLQRTFNLNVMARPSNGSEKDIQEFEFSMIDQDNFSGIDTYIKRHGLQDASLAEARRAKVYNVNKASGEDATEPTAEAAGQDESELQKAQRELEDQEDEEEEDYNPDSDDSEGSGSSSEEDDEDDEDDEDDEDAGQDSDEDIVENELRSEAEDIAEDH; encoded by the exons ATGGCATTTGCTTCAATTAATTCTATGGGCGCGCCCATCGTTGCCATTGAGGAGGCGTTTGCGACAGAACCCTTGCTGAAGAAGCGAGTCTACGATGCGATCG GTACAACACCCCAGCATCAACCTCTGCTCGAAGATCTTGCGAAATTTACCTCCAGCCTGCTGGCCAGGACTGTCAACACTACCCTCCCTTCGCGGCCTCCAGTCGCTGATGGGCCTGCCGCCAAAAAGCGCAAGCTTCAGAATGGAGACTCGGGGGAGACTGCGCAGGCGTCAGTCAACCTGAAAGATGGCAATGCGCCAGTTCAGTTTTATGTGCAAGATGTGTCGTTCTCCACGCCGCAGAGGAAAAAGCTTACGCTCGAGATCACTGCTGGGCATAAATATCTTCGGGCGAGGAATCAAGCTACCAAAGAGATTGAATTTGGTGTTTCGATGGATAAGATTC GACATGCCCTCTGTCTTCCCGTGCCGGAGAAGACACAAAAACAGTTCAATTTTTGCATCATTCCCGAGTATGCCGATGGCATCACACCTCCGCCCGAGGGAACAGCAGCCTCTGAAGCTATGGTGTTTACGATAGCCGATGGACCAGCGAAGGCTGCATTCTCAGGAAATGGGGAGCAGCATGGTCACGGTCCCGGAGAATCAGCCGAGGCATTTATTCGTAAAATTCTGAATGAGAACATGACGCACACCAATGTTGTGCGCCCAGATGATCATCAGTTTGTTAGTGCCATGCCTGAGGCGCACCGAAAGGGCGAGAAAGCATACCATGTCAAGGCATTCCGCGGTAGCAAAGAAG GCTacctcttccttctttctACAGGTATCTTGTTTGCATTTAAGAAACCGCTTCTGTTCTTTTCCTTTGCTACCGTTGACTCTGTCTCTTACACATCCGTCCTCCAACGGACATTCAATCTCAATGTCATGGCTCGCCCGTCGAACGGCTCCGAGAAAGACATCCAAGAATTCGAATTTTCGATGATTGATCAGGATAATTTCTCCGGGATCGACACCTACATCAAACGACATGGCCTCCAGGATGCTAGTCTCGCAGAGGCGCGGCGCGCTAAAGTTTACAATGTCAATAAGGCCAGCGGAGAGGACGCAACGGAACCCACCGCTGAGGCAGCCGGTCAAGATGAAAGCGAGCTCCAGAAAGCCCAGAGGGAGCTTGAAGACcaagaggatgaagaggaggaagattaCAACCCTGACAGTGACGATAGTGAAGGCAGCGGGTCCAGcagtgaagaagatgatgaagatgatgaagacgatgaagacgatgaagatgctgGCCAGGACAGTGATGAAGACATAGTCGAGAATGAGCTTCGGAGTGAAGCTGAGGACATTGCTGAAGATCATTAG